Genomic segment of Arachis hypogaea cultivar Tifrunner chromosome 11, arahy.Tifrunner.gnm2.J5K5, whole genome shotgun sequence:
TTTTGGGTGCAGCAAAAGCTCTTGGTCAAATCAAACCTCTTGGAGTTGAGGTCAGTAATTTATGTCATTGTTCATGAATTTTTCCcctttgtaaaaaataaaattcaattgaTTGATTTGAACATAGTTTCATTTGTACAAAACTAAAGGAAATTTTTTTATctcatttcttttcttatttaaCACTATCGAGTTTTCTATTGCATTCCATATTGCATATGAAATTTCGTTCTAGTTTCTTTTGGAATGTTTAGTTTGGAGTTGCTGGTGAATATTGTGAGTTACTGCATTTTGTGGTACAAttgctaattataattaataattcatGCTATGCCCAAGTTTAAAGTCCTGCATATGCAGGTTCATTTTGTAGTTGCAGCTTGTAAGAATATGATTAGTGGAAAAGGTATGAGGCCTGGAGACATTGTCACAACTTCAAATAGAAAGACTATAGAGGTGAGAGTTTATTTGGTTATAATCACAACTTACTGTACACGTTATTGGAACATAGCATTTGTTACATTTTGATCCTGTTTCAATCATTACATTGCAGTCTTCTCATCTTTTCCCTCAGGAAATCATATATTTCTTATATTGAGAACAATTTTTGTGCTTCTTggatgtttaattttaatatttggaTGCAATGTATTGATCACTTGAATTATCGTAGGACAAATCTATTGTAGAAATATCTGGTACAAATAAATATTTGTGTAAAATTGGAAATCAATGATTAGAGATTTTGTCCTCTAggatcaatataattaaacatgtgtagtaatttttattatttgtttattataaTATTACCATTTGAGATCAATTACTAAGAATTTGATGTTGGGTTTCTTTTGTAGGTTAACAACACTAATGCGGAGGGTAGGCTTACCTTGTTATGTAATAGAAACTCTGTTTTGTGTTGTAAATGGTTTGGTCTAATTTGACCAAGGTCAATTTACATGTATGAGATATAAGCTTTGCACTATTATCATGAGTGCGAATAgataccagaaaaaaaaaaattaaagcaaagaagCTTTTGCAAAAGGGGTTTCAACATGTTTTACTTGATACATGTGTCAATGAatcattcaaattttcaaaacttaatccttgaccaaaattacaaaaaaatgccACTCGTCACAACAATCACTACAATATGAGTGAATAAACATACTCTTGATTAAGTTAATTGCTTATTGCAATTTATGTTATTTGATACTAATTTTCAGATTATTTAGTAGAAACAGAAGAAATAGAATATGAGCATCATTAATATGCAGAAAATAATTTCAGTTACATTTCTGTTTTATGATGGTTGTGAAGAAAATTGTTCCTTGAGTGATCTCAAGACTCAAGACTCATTCTATATAAATTCTAAACTGCATAGCCATAAGGATTATTacaatattttatttgaaaacaATTGAACACATGCAGATTCTACCAGTAATATCTCCAAGTAATGAAAGTTAACAACTATTGGTTCTCCCTgctattacttttaaaaatttaagcaAGTAAACATCCTTGATATTATTTAGTAGATACACACAACCCAGAACCTCTCAGAAAATGTTGTAAGAGTTGTAAATAATATTAACTGCAAAAATTTTACAACTATTCAATAGTTCTACACTTCAGGAATAGTTGGTAAAGATGGCAGCCATTTTCTGCAGCCTCAATATACAGGACGTTCCCATAGTGCTTTCTGCATGATTAAATGAACAAAAGCTATCTTCCTTATATAAAGAGCTTTAGGTCAATTTTTTGGTTGAAGGTCTTCTTAATGTGCATGCCATCACACAAAAAACATGTGGTCTAGGATTGATGCATGGAGAGAAACCCACTGAACTAGTGAACCAGCAATCAAAAGCAATTTTCCTAAAGAATGAACAACAAATAAAACAATGAACACTGAACCCAGCAATAAAACAACCAGCAACAATGAAATCAATGAATCAATAACGTGGTACTGAAAAATGTGTAATAACATGTTTGGTTTCATGTTTTAAAGTCTTAAAATCAATAGAGAAAAAGGGTCACTAGCTCATAGAGTTCTAAAGcatgcaaacaaaacaaaacacctAGTATACTCTAAAATAGACTAGAAGGAAGGATGAAAAAGACCATTGAAAATAATTGATTTTCATACTGTGGCCTATGATTCATCCATGGAGAGTTCTAAATATATGGTCTTCAAACCAAAAACAGCTTTCCAGATATCATGATCAGTAAATACAACTTTGCTTGCTAACATCCATTCCATACAATGGGAACTGAAAAAACAGCTATTCAGGCTATGCCGTAACTAATACATTGAACAATGAACAATGAACAatgaacaatgaacaacaatcagAAGCAAttttagtaaatcaacaacaaataaAATCAGAACAGAGAATAAAAATCTAACAACCCTCAACCAAAAAATCAGAACCAACAACCCTAAATCTGTGAACCAAAATATACAAATAGAATTGAAAATCATGAATCAGAattaaccctaaacccctaaatcaaaacagaacaaaaagtttaaaattaaaaaacaaaatcagAAGACGATGGAGGCTTAGCCaagtattaattataaattagaatcaataagaAGACTAAAccagaatttaaaaataaaaatagaatcagaACAGAAAAAACAAACATGAGGCTTAGCCTCCATTACAGAAGACGATGGAGGCTCGGTGGGAACTGGGGTCGGTGGCTTGGCACTGCTGGGAAGAACGTTCCTGGGTCGGTGCTCGCTGGCGACGCTGGGCGCTGCTAGAAGAACGCTGCTGCCTGCTGGGTCGATGCTCGCTGGGAACTGGGAAGAAGGCTTCCGTGCTGGCGGCTGGTGGGATTGCGACTCTGCAAGAGTGAGACTGTGAGCAGCAGAGAGCGACTGCAAGAATGTGCGAGGGCGAGAAATGTAGTGGTCAGTTTTAAACAAAGTGCTATAGAGGGGTTCTATGAGTCTATTCTTTCAAAGATGATCATTGCTACAAAATATAATGATACATACATATGGAGTAAAGAAATTTACAAGTCTCATTCATATATGATAATGTACTACTCTGTACAGAGCCCCAAACTAAAACAAAAGATAGGGAAGCAAAAAGTTAAGAACAATAAGTGGAAACCTAAAATCTGATGGGTGACTTTATCAACATTTTCTTCCAATACATATTTCACATAACCAAACCATTATCTCCAGCACAAGCAACATAGTTTAGTGTAGTCAGTTCTATTCAAAATCTATTATTTGTTGTACAATGGACTTCAGCTTCAAAAGGCATTTGAGTCGTCAAAGGTGAATTCCCCATGTAAGCACATCTGGTTCTGCATGTAGACAAACATTTAAGTTCCGATTCACTTGCCCCTGGCCACGTATCTGCGAAATGGAAATCCATTTTGCATATCTTGCAAGTCATGACTGACAGGGCCGTTTCGGTTCAGGCTGATGTTCCGACTTCTGACCTATCCACGTTATCACATCTTCTGGCAAACTGGTCAAGAGTTCTCTGCCTTCAAGGGCTATGCTCAATAGTAGTATGCTTTGCAGGGCTACTCAATGGCTGATTATTTGGCACAACTAAGGTGTTCTCATGGCCATCCAACATCTGATTTTTCAGTAACTAAAATTCAGAATGGTTTCTCAAAAACATCGAAAAGTAACTCTCGAATACTACTTGAGTATAAATCTTTGACAAAATATGAATATAAACCAGAATGGAAACCTTGAAGCTAAGCATTATGTACATTTTGCATTACATGTGATAGTTCAAGAAGATGTAGAAATGTACCTGCCCCAAATTATCCAGTTTGAATTGCACCACATCCCTATGATGTAAAAATTTATATCATCAATGCATAATAAATGTTAAGTCAATGCTATACCAAAACCTACCATATGATGTCGTGAACCGTATCATTTGCCAACAACTAGTATATATTTACTGATGAGACCTGCAAACAAGAACTAACTAGTAAAAAAACAGAAGAGCACATGTTGTCTTTGCTACTCAAAAATTTAGATGTGAGAGTTCTTTTCATTTGAGATTATCTGTTTTTTTAATGTTGTCATGCAACTAGTAACAACTCTCTCCTTTCTACTTAATGAGTGTGAGAATACCAGGCCAATTCTATGAGCACGATCTTTGACCTGAATCAGGTCACCTGGAGTCCAGGATTGTTCTGCAAAGCTTGCAGCAGTTAAAGTTAATCCAACTCCCCCAGCTTTAATGGATAGCTGCATGATAACGTGTCACATGAAATCATTATCTCAAGCACAAATACTAACCCATACAATAGAAAAGATGCTTATAACGGAAACACATGGAAGAAATGCACAACGAAAAATACCACCATACCACAGCCGCTTTGATATAATCCTTTTCCTAAAAATCTAACCAATTGTTGCCTTCATGCACCGGGTGTACCTCCATCAATCCGGATGCAACCCACTTTTTTCTTCTGGAAAATTACAACAGTTTTTTAAGTGTCTATAAtttccaatataaaaaaaatgagtaaaattGAAATGGTCTTACAAGAAGGCACTCATGTATCGCATCTATCATTGGCTGATGGTGCGCAAATATAAGAAACTTGCAACCTGTCTGCAGTGATCACAACATATTACACGTGATAACCACCACTAGCCCATATGAAATAGAAAGatggaagcaagagaaaaaaaaaaaaaagcaatcaaACTTTCAAATTAAGCATACACAATGATTTGGGGCGACAGGAAGATGGATGAAATATAAGAATTAACATATAGTCTAGTTTACAGTTCGTGTTTGTTTTGGTCACCACTCAGACCAGCCAACATTGACAACAATAATAATTGTGGCATACGTATTAAATGTCATATGCTGACATTTTCACTACACTATTCGGCCAATTTAATTCATTCAACTTATGGCCCTACATTAAGGGGCACCGATTGCAATAAAAGCAATAAGAAAAGACCAATTTAACCAACATTGAACATATTTTAAACTATTGGATGACAGAAAACCATGCATCATGCAAGCACACCAATCAAAGGAGATGGGTGAGAAACTAGAGAAGTTGAGACCCTAACTTGACTTTCTTATAGTACATACAGCTGCAGTCACTAATTCTCTATTGACATTTTATTGCTTTGAAGCAGTGGAGGGGAGCAATACCTCAATGACAGTTCTGAGATATTCAAGAACAGCAGGAATCTTGTCATCTGCGGAATTAGTATATATCTAGAATCGAATATATCATGATTTAGTTTTGATCATATACCAGTCAAAATGATTTAAACTACCCCAATATTGGCCAAGGCCTGAGAAAATGTTGCAGTAAAAACTATAGACCTATCATAGTTCTAGGTAATAAGAAAATCTTCCAAACAAATTGTACAAGTCAAGATTATGTTCAGGGCTTCTTCCATGCAAACCTTGCTAATCAGATTCTTTTGAGTAAATTTAAGAGATTCAGACTCATCTTTTGATTTGGAAGACTTACTTTTGGCTTTTACCACTTCCAACTGcagtataaaaaaaagaaaccaaTATTGATTAGATTTTATCACCTCAACGCAACCAAAGATGGAGAGCACATATTACCATTTCCAAGTCAAATAACCTAATTTTAGAAGGAAAACTTACCACAATCTTACCAATAAAAATTGGTGAGCAAATTTTCGAACCATTTTCAAAGTGAAAGTTTTCGTAAAATACTCATAATCTAAACAACAATCACATAGTTCAAATAAATGAAATCCACAATTCACTTTCTTGAATATCAATAGCCGTTAAAatgtaaatagaaaataattttatacgccCAAAATAAGCATGTTGTCAAGACATACAAGAATTCTGTTCCATAACTAGCTCAAACATAAATAACCAGAATTGCATGATGCTATACTAGTCTCGAGATAtagatacaaaacaaaaatatggaTGGAATAATGCCAAAGTGACAAAGCACAAGGACCATCAACATGGAAAAATATGTACTGCGAAACAAAAATTTACTTTGCTATAACAGCTACTATATGGATGGAATCCCAAACTCTTGACCAGCTTCCCCCAAAGAAATTATATAAGCCAAGCTCAATTCTCATTAAGATATAAAATAATAACATCAGTttcccaattaaaaagaaaatgaaaatacaaGAATTATTACCTAAactttataattagatatttttcctAGAACCTTCTCTGCTTCTGACAAGGAAGAAAGCAGGAACATCCATAACCTACAgactcaaaaattttcaaataactaagCCCTCAAAACAGCCAATCCAGACAAGCGTGCTAGGATGAACACGCACACTTATTGCTGGAGGAGAGACAGAGATACCTTTCTTTTGCATTCCAAGAAGATCTAGGGATTCTCCGAAAAGCAGAAATTATTACCTGCCATGAAACATAGCCTATAAAGCATGAGTATGCAGGAACTTGTTCAAGTCCAAAGACATAGCCCCTAATTGTGgaaaattcaaatttttcaatAGAAATATAATACTCTTGATGAAGTTAGCATGTGAATCCTGGTCATATTGGAATTTCGCTGCAACATGCCCGCTGGAATGAAGAAAAAGTTTGACAGAAAACTTCGGCAGTTCTTTAGAAGGCTCGTCTGGTTACATATAAAGCCAAAATCAAAGCAAGTGTTAATAGATCAACTAGTGATATTTCAAAAACCAGAAGAAATTACATCTAagtttataactttttttttgtgatGGAAGATAAATAGAATTAGAGACAAGTAATACAGCCATAAACAATGACACCGAAACAAATGTTAAGGTTTTGAAGGAAAGAAGCATACCTTTTTTGTCCCTGGTTTCAATGAGGGGGGTAATGCTCTAGCTCCTTGAGGCAAAGCGTCCACCTGGATTGCAATACAAACACACTATGAGCAGTTCTCCTTCCAAAAACTGAACCACGGAGTACAGGGAAGCATACTAAAGACTATGGTAGCAAACATGTTTTGATTCTTCTGCATTGTTGAACAGCACTTTAACAAAATTACCCACACACCAAAAGACAAATTTAACCCAACAAGAAATTGGAAACAACATGAAATGAAGAAAAGATTATAACTTTACCCTTTGAAGACGGAAATCCGAAATGGGGTTTGGTGGGAAGGGTTGAGAATGGTTGGCAGAAGGTGGTTTTGGAAaatggtggtgttggtgttgttgTAGATTGAATTGTTGAGAAGAAGGAGGGGTAGAAGAGTCGCCAAGTTGAGCAATGTTTTGGAAAGCATCGAGTTCAAGAGAATCGAGTTCTTTTGCGGTCAAGTCCCAGTCATCCTCTACCTCCACTATTGCCTCTCTCATACACAGCAAGGGCAATAGCAAAACCATAGTTAtaaataaaatgaattattataatcAATAGTATAAATTGATCTTATTAATTTAATGAGAAGTCAATTATATGAAAAATCAGAAGTTTTTAAAACAGATGAGAATAATGAATTTATGTTAGTTAACAAGTACTTTATCaagtattcttaaaatatttattaagaagttaaatattaaaaagtttgtattaagaaatattattatattctttactaaatcaatatcaatatctcatataatttttttaataaaatattgtaaaaaaatttcaattgttaaaactaaaattttaaaaacattttataaaagcacttgtatttaaataaattaaaatttctatGGTCCACACGTTTTGCGACCATCGAATCCGCTACTCAATTTAAATACCGATtcactttcaataaaaaaaacttcTGCGCCTTTAATCGTACTTTACCCAAGAGAGTTAAATATCTGTTTCACTTTCAATCGTGCTCTTGCAATGGTTTTTCTTCTTTGCGTCTTGCTACCTTATGTTCTGACAAATATAATTGGAAAATTTAACGAATCAGCAATCACATTATATCAACTAATATAATTCCTATTCCAAATCCATTGCAAGGTACAGGATTAACTACAATTATACAAATGGCCAGAGCtaccatcatcatcgtcatcattttATTTCAGGTAACATAAAACTTAACATGTattatgataatttaatttttttgggctataaatttaatttttgcttAATATTTGGTATTCTACTCTTTGAAAAATCTAGATTGAAAGCGCATGATAATGAAATTAGTTCAAATAACAGACGTCGTAGtaactaggggtggcaagcggggaagcccgccccgccccgccccgccccgccagaagcccgccctttggcgggctggctcgccccgccccgcctagtgaggcggtcccaaaatcccagcccgccccgcctaacggcgggttggcgggccggcgggctaagcccgccaaatacccttttttttttaactattaaataatatatataaaaatataaaaaatctcttctattttttacttttaactattataatttctaaaggcataaaaaattatattttttatattcataaacaataaaatctttgtaattataaatatctaataaacataattataaaccaagttttcatccaaaacataagtataaatattctctccaaagcaaaataaacataatttaaaacataattataaatattgtctccaaagtaacataaacataatccaaaccactcaatttttatcttcatactcttgtaagttagtTTGGGAGAAGTTAGGTTTTGgccaaaaaattgtaaaaataccccctCACTAAAAAAACACTAAGCCCggtggggaagcccgccccgccccaccAAAGCctgcggtttaagcggtgcggattAGGCGGgtttttgctatttggcggtcccaattttccagcccggcccgccttttttggcgggttacgcggggcggcccggcgggtttaggcccgtttgccacccctagtagTAACATAATTGGTTGGTCTTctgtaacaaaattaattaaattaatatacacCATTTATAAATTTCTGATacttattatttaacttaaaaaaattacatataacaGAGCacttcttaataaaaaaatacaaaaaattactaaaatttggtgtccaattcactacaagaaaaacacccattcaaccacactttttttaagctacatttgaaaagcgtagcctattctatgaataggctacgcttttctccgtgttccCCTTTTATAAGAGAATAGGAAACACAATTgtagcatcatttaaaaagtgtagccttagatacaataaaaatcacttataaagcgtagccttatGTTAATATCTATGGGTACACTTTTCA
This window contains:
- the LOC112722776 gene encoding uncharacterized protein isoform X2 → MVLLLPLLCMREAIVEVEDDWDLTAKELDSLELDAFQNIAQLGDSSTPPSSQQFNLQQHQHHHFPKPPSANHSQPFPPNPISDFRLQRVDALPQGARALPPSLKPGTKKTSLLKNCRSFLSNFFFIPAGMLQRNSNMTRIHMLTSSRVIISAFRRIPRSSWNAKESWKW
- the LOC112722776 gene encoding uncharacterized protein isoform X1, coding for MVLLLPLLCMREAIVEVEDDWDLTAKELDSLELDAFQNIAQLGDSSTPPSSQQFNLQQHQHHHFPKPPSANHSQPFPPNPISDFRLQRVDALPQGARALPPSLKPGTKKTSLLKNCRSFLSNFFFIPAGMLQRNSNMTRIHMLTSSRVIISAFRRIPRSSWNAKERLWMFLLSSLSEAEKVLGKISNYKV
- the LOC112722776 gene encoding uncharacterized protein isoform X3; the protein is MVLLLPLLCMREAIVEVEDDWDLTAKELDSLELDAFQNIAQLGDSSTPPSSQQFNLQQHQHHHFPKPPSANHSQPFPPNPISDFRLQRVDALPQGARALPPSLKPGTKKTSLLKNCRSFLSNFFFIPAGMLQRNSNMTRIHMLTSSRVIISAFRRIPRSSWNAKESL